From Streptomyces fungicidicus, one genomic window encodes:
- a CDS encoding outer membrane protein assembly factor BamB family protein, translating into MTQPPNQPPQGGFGAPQDPPPGGGFGAPTPPPPQGAPQTPPPPAGAPQPGYGYPQQAPQQPGPYNSGPYASGPYGQPQQPGPYGQQPGYGYPTQPQFPGAPGTPPPGGTGSRNPFKGKPALVVGAAVAALLLIGGTVWAVSGGDDGKKDKKPVAQQTDDPKPDASGAPVNPGDGSGDGGEDPEDLNEGRQAGESKVLWYKEAPDAPGSGAEAPGMWVTGKTAVKAAYKELFAYNVADGKPAWEAIAFPQKICAVTQDKTADDKVVIAYMSGSSDRAKCNQLQLVDLDTGEKGWTQEVAEGALFDSVLSIEMSLTGDTLMVGRSQSGTAYDVTSGKKLFDSKKYGDAPCFPGAFAGGERLLQVASCGAGGDNEHDELRELDPKTGKVKWTQKFDKGWRVERAYSVDPVVIYSTNEDKKAWNISAFTGSGTFRSQVTVDEDFAPGCGWAILARDLQGCEGVVVDGDTLYLPTKATTGANEIVAISLDSGKERWRVKSPAGESMQPLKVEGGKLVAYVDPSYDAGGQIVAIPVGGGSHEPAKLMQNPQGVADIENSFFSKSIDWVDGRFYISTTRLTGNDESKEKLMLAYGK; encoded by the coding sequence ATGACTCAGCCGCCCAACCAGCCGCCTCAGGGCGGCTTCGGAGCGCCGCAGGATCCGCCGCCGGGAGGTGGCTTCGGGGCACCGACCCCGCCGCCCCCGCAGGGGGCGCCCCAGACGCCGCCGCCTCCGGCCGGGGCGCCGCAGCCGGGGTACGGATACCCGCAGCAGGCACCGCAGCAGCCGGGCCCGTACAACAGCGGACCGTACGCCTCCGGCCCCTACGGCCAGCCGCAGCAGCCGGGGCCGTACGGGCAGCAGCCCGGGTACGGATACCCGACGCAGCCGCAGTTCCCCGGGGCGCCCGGCACGCCGCCGCCCGGCGGGACCGGCTCCCGCAACCCGTTCAAGGGCAAGCCCGCCCTGGTCGTTGGCGCCGCCGTGGCCGCGCTGCTGCTGATAGGCGGCACCGTGTGGGCCGTCTCCGGCGGCGACGACGGGAAGAAGGACAAGAAGCCCGTCGCCCAGCAGACCGACGACCCCAAGCCGGACGCCTCAGGCGCCCCGGTCAACCCGGGCGACGGCAGCGGCGACGGCGGCGAGGACCCGGAGGACCTCAACGAGGGCCGCCAGGCCGGTGAGTCCAAGGTGCTCTGGTACAAGGAGGCGCCCGACGCGCCCGGTTCCGGCGCCGAGGCCCCCGGCATGTGGGTCACCGGCAAGACGGCCGTCAAGGCCGCCTACAAGGAGCTCTTCGCCTACAACGTCGCCGACGGCAAGCCCGCCTGGGAGGCCATCGCCTTCCCGCAGAAGATCTGCGCGGTCACCCAGGACAAGACGGCCGACGACAAGGTCGTCATCGCCTACATGAGCGGCAGCAGCGACCGCGCCAAGTGCAACCAGCTCCAGCTCGTCGACCTCGACACCGGCGAGAAGGGCTGGACGCAGGAGGTCGCCGAGGGCGCGCTGTTCGACTCCGTGCTCTCCATCGAGATGTCCCTCACCGGCGACACCCTGATGGTGGGCCGCTCGCAGTCCGGCACGGCGTACGACGTCACCAGCGGCAAGAAGCTGTTCGACTCCAAGAAGTACGGCGACGCGCCCTGCTTCCCCGGCGCCTTCGCGGGCGGCGAGCGGCTGCTCCAGGTCGCGTCCTGCGGCGCCGGCGGCGACAACGAGCACGACGAGCTCCGGGAGCTCGACCCGAAGACCGGCAAGGTGAAGTGGACCCAGAAGTTCGACAAGGGGTGGCGCGTCGAGCGCGCCTACTCCGTCGACCCGGTGGTCATCTACAGCACCAACGAGGACAAGAAGGCCTGGAACATCTCCGCCTTCACCGGTAGCGGAACGTTCCGCTCGCAGGTCACCGTCGACGAGGACTTCGCCCCCGGCTGCGGCTGGGCCATCCTCGCGCGCGACCTCCAGGGCTGCGAGGGCGTCGTCGTCGACGGCGACACCCTGTACCTGCCCACCAAGGCGACCACCGGAGCCAACGAGATCGTCGCGATCAGCCTCGACAGCGGCAAGGAGCGGTGGCGGGTCAAGTCCCCCGCCGGGGAGTCCATGCAGCCGCTGAAGGTGGAGGGCGGCAAGCTCGTCGCCTACGTCGACCCGTCGTACGACGCCGGCGGCCAGATCGTGGCGATTCCGGTCGGCGGCGGCAGCCACGAGCCGGCCAAGCTGATGCAGAACCCGCAGGGCGTCGCGGACATCGAGAACAGCTTCTTCAGCAAGTCGATCGACTGGGTCGACGGACGCTTCTACATCTCGACCACCCGGCTGACCGGCAACGACGAGTCGAAGGAGAAGTTGATGCTCGCCTACGGCAAGTGA
- a CDS encoding ABC-F family ATP-binding cassette domain-containing protein, whose translation MAVNLVNVENVSKVYGTRALLDGISLGVSEGDRIGVVGRNGDGKTTLIRMLAKVEEADTGRVTHSGGLRIGVLTQHDSLDPAATVRHEVIGDMADHEWAGNAKVRDVLTGLFGGLDLPGFPKGLDTVIGPLSGGERRRIALAKLLIEEQDLIVLDEPTNHLDVEGIAWLARHLRERRSALVCVTHDRWFLDQVCTRMWDVQRGTVYEYEGGYSDYVFARAERERIAATEEVKRQNLVRKELAWLRRGAPARTSKPRFRVEAANELIKDVPPPRDSSELMKFASSRLGKTVFDLEDVTVQAGPKVLLKHITWQLGPGDRIGLVGVNGAGKTSLLRALAEAARTGGEAQPAAGAVRVGKTVKLAYLSQEVAELDPSWRVLQAVQAVRERVDLGKGREMTAGQLCETFGFSKEKQWTPVGDLSGGERRRLQLLRLLMDEPNVLFLDEPTNDLDIETLTQLEDVLDGWPGSMIVISHDRFFVERTTDRVFALLGDGTLRMLPRGIDEYLERRKRMEETAAAAASVPAAPARGAAPEKSAADQRAAKKELQKIERQLDKISEKETALHAAIAEQATDFAKVAELDAELRELSGQREELELRWLELAEDA comes from the coding sequence ATGGCCGTCAATCTGGTCAATGTCGAGAACGTCAGCAAGGTGTACGGCACGCGCGCGTTGCTCGACGGGATCTCCCTCGGCGTCTCCGAGGGGGACCGGATCGGGGTCGTGGGGCGCAACGGCGACGGCAAGACCACCCTCATCCGGATGCTCGCCAAGGTGGAGGAGGCCGACACCGGGCGCGTCACGCACTCCGGCGGGCTGCGCATCGGGGTGCTCACCCAGCACGACTCCCTCGACCCCGCGGCCACCGTCCGGCACGAGGTGATCGGCGACATGGCCGACCACGAGTGGGCCGGCAACGCCAAGGTCAGGGACGTACTGACCGGACTGTTCGGCGGACTGGACCTGCCGGGGTTCCCCAAGGGGCTGGACACCGTCATCGGACCGCTGTCCGGCGGCGAGCGGCGCCGGATCGCGCTCGCCAAGCTGCTCATCGAGGAGCAGGACCTGATCGTCCTCGACGAGCCGACCAACCACCTCGACGTCGAGGGCATCGCCTGGCTCGCCCGGCACCTGCGCGAGCGCCGGTCCGCGCTCGTCTGCGTCACCCACGACCGCTGGTTCCTCGACCAGGTCTGCACCCGCATGTGGGACGTGCAGCGCGGCACCGTGTACGAGTACGAGGGCGGCTACTCCGACTACGTCTTCGCCCGCGCGGAGCGCGAGCGCATCGCCGCCACCGAGGAGGTCAAGCGGCAGAACCTGGTCCGCAAGGAGCTGGCCTGGCTGCGGCGCGGCGCTCCCGCACGGACGTCGAAGCCGCGCTTCCGCGTGGAGGCCGCCAACGAGCTCATCAAGGACGTCCCCCCGCCGCGCGACAGCAGCGAGCTGATGAAGTTCGCCTCCTCGCGGCTGGGCAAGACCGTGTTCGACCTCGAGGACGTCACCGTCCAGGCCGGCCCCAAGGTGCTGCTCAAGCACATCACCTGGCAGCTCGGCCCCGGCGACCGCATCGGTCTCGTCGGGGTCAACGGCGCGGGGAAGACGTCCCTGCTGCGGGCGCTGGCGGAGGCCGCCCGCACCGGGGGCGAGGCGCAGCCCGCGGCCGGCGCCGTCCGCGTCGGCAAGACGGTCAAACTCGCCTACCTGTCCCAGGAGGTCGCCGAACTCGACCCGTCCTGGCGGGTGCTGCAGGCCGTGCAGGCGGTCCGGGAGCGGGTCGACCTCGGCAAGGGTCGCGAGATGACCGCCGGGCAGCTGTGCGAGACCTTCGGGTTCAGCAAGGAGAAGCAGTGGACGCCGGTCGGCGACCTGTCCGGCGGTGAGCGGCGGCGCCTCCAGCTGCTGCGCCTGCTGATGGACGAGCCCAACGTCCTCTTCCTCGACGAGCCCACCAACGACCTCGACATCGAGACCCTCACCCAGCTCGAGGACGTCCTCGACGGCTGGCCCGGCTCGATGATCGTCATCTCCCACGACCGGTTCTTCGTCGAGCGCACCACCGACCGGGTCTTCGCCCTCCTCGGCGACGGCACCCTGCGGATGCTGCCGCGCGGGATCGACGAGTACCTGGAGCGCCGCAAGCGGATGGAGGAGACCGCCGCCGCGGCGGCCTCCGTACCGGCCGCTCCGGCGCGGGGCGCCGCGCCGGAGAAGAGCGCCGCCGACCAGCGCGCCGCCAAGAAGGAACTCCAGAAGATCGAGCGGCAGCTCGACAAGATCTCCGAGAAGGAGACCGCGCTGCACGCCGCCATCGCCGAGCAGGCCACCGACTTCGCGAAAGTGGCCGAACTGGACGCCGAGCTGCGGGAGCTTTCCGGTCAGCGCGAGGAACTCGAGCTGCGCTGGCTGGAATTGGCGGAGGACGCCTGA
- a CDS encoding 4-(cytidine 5'-diphospho)-2-C-methyl-D-erythritol kinase — protein MSVTVRVPAKVNVQLAVGAARPDGFHDLANVFLAVGLYDEVTVTPADELRVTCAGPDAGQVPLDRTNLAARAALALAERYGRDADVHLHIAKDIPVAGGMAGGSADGAGALLACDALWGTGASREELLALCAELGSDVPFSLVGGAALGTGRGERLTELEVGGAFHWVFAMAARGLSTPAVFREFDRLARGREIPGPVASQDLLGALAKGDADALAAAVSNDLQPAALSLFPELADTLAAGRAAGALASLVSGSGPTTAFLARDAEGAEAIAGALRASGTCRTVRTAAGPVPGAALV, from the coding sequence GTGAGCGTCACCGTCCGAGTCCCCGCCAAGGTCAACGTCCAGCTCGCGGTCGGCGCGGCCCGCCCCGACGGCTTCCACGACCTGGCCAACGTCTTCCTCGCGGTCGGCCTGTACGACGAGGTGACCGTCACCCCGGCCGACGAGCTGCGGGTGACCTGCGCGGGCCCCGACGCCGGCCAGGTCCCCCTGGACCGTACGAACCTCGCCGCCCGCGCCGCCCTGGCGCTCGCCGAGCGGTACGGCCGCGACGCGGACGTGCACCTGCACATCGCCAAGGACATCCCCGTCGCCGGGGGCATGGCGGGCGGCAGCGCGGACGGCGCGGGCGCCCTGCTGGCCTGCGACGCGCTGTGGGGGACCGGCGCCTCGCGCGAGGAGCTCCTCGCCCTCTGCGCCGAGCTGGGCAGCGACGTGCCGTTCAGCCTGGTCGGAGGGGCGGCACTGGGCACGGGCCGCGGTGAGCGGCTGACGGAGCTCGAGGTGGGCGGCGCCTTCCACTGGGTGTTCGCGATGGCCGCACGGGGCCTTTCGACACCGGCGGTGTTCCGGGAGTTCGACCGGCTGGCGCGGGGGCGGGAGATCCCCGGGCCCGTCGCCTCGCAGGACCTGCTGGGCGCACTGGCAAAGGGGGACGCCGACGCGCTCGCCGCCGCCGTCTCCAACGACCTTCAGCCGGCGGCGCTGTCGCTGTTCCCCGAACTGGCGGACACGCTGGCCGCCGGACGCGCCGCCGGGGCACTGGCCTCGCTGGTCTCGGGATCGGGGCCGACCACGGCGTTCCTCGCCCGGGACGCGGAGGGCGCGGAGGCGATCGCGGGCGCGCTGCGGGCCTCCGGCACCTGCCGCACCGTGCGCACGGCGGCGGGCCCGGTACCGGGCGCGGCGCTCGTCTGA
- the rsmA gene encoding 16S rRNA (adenine(1518)-N(6)/adenine(1519)-N(6))-dimethyltransferase RsmA, whose amino-acid sequence MTSPTPDALLGPADVRELAAALGVRPTKQRGQNFVIDANTVRRIVRTAGVRPDDTVVEVGPGLGSLTLALLEAADRVTAVEIDDVLAAALPATVAARMPARAGRFALVHSDAMHVTELPGPAPTALVANLPYNVAVPVLLHMLERFPSIERTLVMVQSEVADRLAAAPGSKVYGVPSVKANWYAEVKRAGAIGRNVFWPAPNVDSGLVSLVRRAEPPKTTASRREVFAVVDAAFAQRRKTLRAALAGWAGSAAAAEAALVAAGVSPQARGESLTVEEFARIAENAQHTEKKEPGQQ is encoded by the coding sequence GTGACCAGCCCCACCCCTGACGCCCTCCTGGGCCCCGCCGACGTCCGTGAACTGGCGGCCGCCCTCGGCGTCCGGCCCACCAAGCAGCGCGGCCAGAACTTCGTGATCGACGCCAACACGGTCCGCCGCATCGTGCGCACCGCCGGGGTCCGCCCCGACGACACGGTCGTCGAGGTCGGCCCGGGCCTCGGCTCGCTCACGCTGGCGCTCCTGGAGGCCGCCGACCGGGTCACCGCCGTCGAGATCGACGACGTGCTCGCCGCCGCGCTGCCCGCGACGGTCGCCGCCCGCATGCCCGCGCGGGCCGGCCGGTTCGCGCTGGTCCACTCCGACGCGATGCACGTCACCGAGCTCCCGGGACCCGCCCCGACCGCGCTCGTCGCGAACCTCCCCTACAACGTGGCGGTCCCGGTGCTGCTGCACATGCTGGAGCGCTTCCCGAGCATCGAGCGCACCCTGGTCATGGTCCAGTCGGAGGTAGCCGACCGGCTGGCCGCCGCCCCCGGCTCGAAGGTGTACGGCGTCCCGTCGGTCAAGGCCAACTGGTACGCGGAGGTCAAGCGGGCCGGTGCCATCGGGCGCAACGTGTTCTGGCCGGCGCCGAACGTCGACAGCGGCCTGGTCTCGCTGGTCCGCCGCGCCGAGCCGCCGAAGACGACCGCCTCCCGGCGCGAGGTCTTCGCCGTCGTCGACGCGGCGTTCGCCCAGCGCCGCAAGACACTGCGGGCCGCGCTCGCCGGGTGGGCGGGATCGGCCGCCGCCGCGGAGGCCGCCCTGGTCGCCGCGGGGGTCTCCCCGCAGGCCCGGGGGGAGTCGCTGACCGTCGAGGAGTTCGCGCGCATCGCCGAGAACGCCCAGCACACCGAGAAGAAGGAGCCGGGCCAGCAGTGA
- a CDS encoding TatD family hydrolase has protein sequence MPANAPDKNAAPPLPEPLRTPVADSHTHLDMQSGTVEEALAKAASVGVTTVVQVGCDLEGSRWAAETAAAYDAVHATVALHPNEAPRIVHGDPDGWSRQGAREPGGDAGLDEALAEIDRLAALPQVKGVGETGLDHFRTGPGGKEAQERSFRAHIEIAKRHGKALVIHDRDAHADVLRVLKEEGAPERTVFHCYSGDADMAEICASAGYYMSFAGNVTFKNAQNLRDALAVAPLELVLVETDAPFLTPVPYRGRPGAPYLVPVTVRAMAAVRGVDEDTLAAALGANTARAFGYPQA, from the coding sequence ATGCCTGCGAACGCCCCCGACAAGAACGCCGCCCCGCCGCTCCCGGAACCCCTGCGGACACCGGTCGCGGACTCGCACACCCACCTCGACATGCAGTCCGGCACGGTGGAGGAGGCCCTCGCCAAGGCCGCGTCCGTGGGCGTGACGACGGTGGTGCAGGTCGGCTGCGACCTCGAGGGGTCCCGGTGGGCGGCGGAGACGGCCGCGGCGTACGACGCCGTCCACGCGACGGTCGCCCTGCACCCCAACGAGGCACCCCGCATCGTCCACGGGGACCCCGACGGCTGGTCCCGGCAGGGCGCCCGCGAGCCCGGCGGCGACGCCGGACTGGACGAGGCGCTCGCCGAGATCGACCGGCTGGCCGCGCTGCCCCAGGTCAAGGGCGTCGGCGAGACCGGACTGGACCACTTCCGCACCGGCCCCGGGGGCAAGGAGGCGCAGGAGCGTTCCTTCCGCGCCCACATCGAGATCGCCAAGCGGCACGGCAAGGCCCTCGTCATCCACGACCGGGACGCCCACGCCGACGTGCTGCGGGTGCTGAAGGAGGAGGGCGCCCCCGAGCGCACCGTCTTCCACTGCTACTCCGGGGACGCCGACATGGCGGAGATCTGCGCGAGCGCCGGCTACTACATGTCGTTCGCCGGGAACGTCACCTTCAAGAACGCGCAGAACCTGCGGGACGCGCTCGCCGTGGCCCCGCTGGAGCTGGTCCTGGTCGAGACCGACGCGCCCTTCCTGACCCCGGTGCCCTACCGGGGGCGGCCGGGCGCCCCCTACCTGGTGCCGGTGACCGTGCGGGCGATGGCGGCCGTGCGGGGCGTCGACGAGGACACCCTCGCCGCCGCCCTCGGCGCGAACACGGCCCGCGCCTTCGGTTATCCACAGGCGTGA
- the rsmI gene encoding 16S rRNA (cytidine(1402)-2'-O)-methyltransferase, whose translation MTGTLVLAGTPIGDISDAPPRLAEELAGADVVAAEDTRRLRRLTQALGVTPGGRVVSYFEGNESARTPELVEELAGGARVLLVTDAGMPSVSDPGYRLVAAAVERDIKVTAVPGPSAVLTALALSGLPVDRFCFEGFLPRKAGERLGRLREVAGERRTLVYFEAPHRLDDTLAAMAEVFGGERRAAVCRELTKTYEEVRRGPLAELAAWAAEGVRGEITVVVEGAPEQGPEEIDAAELVRRVRVREDAGERRKEAIAAVAAAAGLPKRQVFDAVVAAKNAGA comes from the coding sequence GTGACCGGAACCCTCGTACTCGCAGGCACCCCCATCGGCGACATCTCCGACGCGCCGCCCCGGCTCGCGGAGGAACTGGCGGGCGCCGACGTCGTCGCCGCGGAGGACACGCGGCGGCTGCGCCGTCTCACCCAGGCGCTCGGCGTCACACCCGGGGGCCGGGTCGTGTCGTACTTCGAGGGCAACGAGTCCGCCCGTACGCCCGAGCTGGTCGAGGAGCTGGCGGGCGGGGCGCGGGTGCTGCTGGTGACGGACGCGGGGATGCCGTCGGTCTCCGACCCCGGGTACCGGTTGGTCGCGGCGGCCGTCGAGCGGGACATCAAGGTCACCGCGGTGCCCGGCCCGTCCGCCGTGCTCACCGCGCTCGCCCTGTCCGGGCTGCCCGTGGACCGGTTCTGCTTCGAGGGGTTCCTGCCCCGGAAGGCCGGCGAGCGGCTGGGACGGCTGCGGGAGGTCGCCGGGGAGCGCCGCACCCTCGTCTACTTCGAGGCCCCGCACCGCCTCGACGACACCCTCGCCGCGATGGCCGAGGTGTTCGGCGGGGAACGCCGGGCCGCCGTCTGCCGGGAGCTGACCAAGACGTACGAGGAGGTCAGGCGGGGGCCGCTGGCCGAACTGGCCGCGTGGGCGGCCGAGGGCGTGCGCGGCGAGATCACCGTGGTCGTCGAGGGCGCCCCGGAGCAGGGCCCCGAGGAGATCGACGCGGCGGAGCTGGTGCGGCGGGTGCGGGTGCGGGAGGACGCCGGGGAGCGGCGCAAGGAGGCGATCGCCGCGGTGGCGGCGGCGGCCGGGCTGCCCAAGCGGCAGGTCTTCGACGCGGTGGTGGCGGCCAAGAACGCGGGGGCGTGA